The following proteins are encoded in a genomic region of Brachypodium distachyon strain Bd21 chromosome 1, Brachypodium_distachyon_v3.0, whole genome shotgun sequence:
- the LOC100829991 gene encoding protein trichome birefringence-like 24: MGMGMGTEWAEPAPVPAAQRKVAGGRMALKLLLSVLLAGLALRLLADHSASYHLPPTASPEEAAALAVTAPAPARDADGEISPKGVGRCDLFHGEWVPDSSGPAYNNASCRFIEIPQNCMTNGRPDDGYLYWRWKPYGCDIVPFDGKTFLEGMRGKHWALVGDLLLRNHVQSLLCLLSKVEVPTEVYHDRTYKSRRWHFPSHNFTLSLVWAPFLIKADIFEDDNGVSSAAPQLHFGNLDTNWMSQWDSFDYVVISTGQWFFKIAVYLENGSAIGCHYCQDKNLREITTGDSFRRALRDTFQFITKSPHKPVVFYRTWSPSHFENGEWSSGGTCNRTVPFKPRQSGDRAMDNFMWRIERAEFAKAVADDGASNAGRLKLLDTFELSLLRPDGHAGPYRAYDPFGKGSTGKIEYDCLGWCLPGPIDTWNDIIMQMLGNDLKPPPHPRA, encoded by the exons ATGGGGATGGGGATGGGGACGGAGTGggcggagccggcgccggtgccggcggcgcAGAGGAAGGTGGCGGGCGGGAGGATGGCTctgaagctgctgctgtccGTGCTCCTCGCTGGCCTCGCGCTGCGGCTGCTCGCTGACCACTCAGCCTCCTATCATCTGCCGCCCACCGCCtcgccggaggaggccgcggcgctTGCCgtgacggcgccggcgcctgcgcGGGATGCTGACGGCGAGATATCTCCCAAGG GTGTGGGAAGGTGTGATCTTTTCCATGGGGAATGGGTTCCCGATTCATCTGGCCCAGCTTATAATAATGCAAGCTGCCGATTCATTGAGATTCCACAGAACTGTATGACAAATGGAAGGCCTGATGATGGTTATCTTTACTGGAGATGGAAGCCATATGGTTGTGACATAGTGCCGTTTGACGGCAAGACGTTTTTGGAGGGCATGCGGGGCAAACATTGGGCACTAGTTGGCGATTTGCTCCTCCGCAATCACGTCCAGTCATTGCTTTGCCTTCTTTCTAAG GTCGAAGTTCCCACTGAGGTCTACCATGATAGAACTTACAAATCCCGGAGATGGCACTTCCCTTCGCACAATTTCACGCTCTCGCTTGTCTGGGCACCATTTCTGATCAAGGCTGATATATTCGAGGATGATAATGGAGTGTCGTCTGCTGCGCCCCAACTGCATTTTGGCAATCTTGACACAAATTGGATGAGTCAATGGGACAGCTTTGACTATGTTGTGATATCAACAGGGCAATGGTTCTTCAAAATCGCGGTCTACCTGGAAAATGGAAGTGCAATTGGCTGCCACTATTGCCAGGATAAGAACCTGAGGGAGATAACTACCGGGGACTCCTTTCGCAGGGCTCTCAGGGATACTTTCCAGTTCATAACGAAATCACCTCACAAACCAGTGGTCTTCTATAGGACATGGTCGCCATCACATTTTGAGAACGGTGAATGGTCCAGTGGTGGGACTTGCAACAGAACGGTACCATTCAAACCACGGCAGAGCGGTGATAGAGCAATGGACAATTTTATGTGGAGGATCGAGAGAGCGGAGTTTGCCAAGGCGGTGGCAGATGATGGGGCTAGCAATGCTGGTCGTCTGAAGCTGCTCGACACATTTGAGCTCTCGCTGCTAAGGCCTGATGGGCATGCCGGGCCTTACAGAGCATATGATCCTTTTGGGAAGGGCAGTACAGGCAAAATAGAGTATGACTGCCTGGGATGGTGCTTGCCTGGACCAATAGATACATGGAACGATATCATCATGCAGATGTTGGGAAATGACTTGAAACCTCCTCCTCACCCGCGAGCATGA
- the LOC100843727 gene encoding uncharacterized protein LOC100843727 produces the protein MASQEKPTTPSPSSPPPPQSLAPEEAGRIRGFGGGAAGGGYPNPPDATVPDAATLREQWRFAVRQYSRWYSHAWGTAILAGAAFFALGWLVKGSNPLPSRGEPRAPNDDNANEKK, from the coding sequence ATGGCGAGCCAAGAGAAGCCCACCACGCCGTCGCCatcgtctccgccgccgccccaatCACTGGCGCCCGAGGAAGCCGGCCGCATCCGCGGGTTcggcgggggcgcggcgggcggcgggtaCCCTAACCCTCCCGACGCGACGGTGCCCGACGCCGCTACGCTGCGGGAGCAGTGGAGGTTCGCAGTGCGGCAGTACAGCCGGTGGTACTCCCACGCCTGGGGCACCGCCATCCTTGCTGGTGCCGCCTTCTTCGCCTTGGGCTGGCTCGTGAAGGGCTCCAACCCCCTCCCGTCCCGCGGCGAGCCCCGCGCCCCCAACGATGACAACGCGAACGAGAAGAAGTGA
- the LOC104582166 gene encoding uncharacterized protein LOC104582166, with product MPNPGGYALVVDPTLIGPDSNIKFTRVLIDNGSSINIMYRDTMLKLGIIDNMLEPSRTTFHGIVPRVLCAPVGKIRVDVLFGTRENCRTENLVFEVVDLNSSYHALMGRPALAKFMATTHIGYLKMKMPGPNVTITISDNYKRSMECMAAGSALAESLVIAGEKKKQ from the coding sequence ATGCCGAATCCTGGTGGCTACGCTCTGGTGGTTGATccgacactcatcgggccTGACAGCAACATCAAGTTCACccgggttctcattgataatgggagcagcattaACATCATGTACCGAGACACAATGCTCAAACTCGGCATTAtcgataacatgcttgagcccagccggactaccttCCACGGTATTGTGCCAAGAGTGTTGTGTGCACCGGTGGGCAAAATCCGAGTtgacgtcttattcggcacaAGGGAGAATTGTCGGACAGAGAATTTGGTATTTGAAGTGGTGGATCTCAACAGCTCGTATCATGCGCTGATGGGCAGACCGGCATTGGCCAAGTTTATGGCGACAACTCACATTGGCTACttaaagatgaagatgccggggcCAAATGTTACAATAACTATATCCGACAACTACAAGCGTTCAATGGAGTGCATGGCTGCGGGTTCTGCTTTGGCCGAATCGCTGGTCATTGccggagagaagaagaagcagtaG